A window of the Pseudomonas furukawaii genome harbors these coding sequences:
- a CDS encoding lipoate--protein ligase family protein, translated as MSAPRRLGVEAGLEAERQLLARVHAGEVDGALLCWRPTDRALVMPRRLARLPGFLAAEADCGALGWPVALRDTGGEPVPQSPAVLNVALAVALPPEEGERERIEAAYLRLCEPLCDWLRGFGLVPGLGEVPGAFCDGRFNVTLGRRKLVGTAQRWRRTGDGRLVVLVHGALLMEDEREAMVEVVNRFYQGCGLDTRCRADSHVALEEWLSAPWSRVEGLASLFGRGWRRSGPPCDVAA; from the coding sequence ATGAGCGCGCCCCGGCGCCTCGGCGTCGAGGCGGGCCTGGAGGCCGAGCGGCAGCTGCTGGCGCGGGTGCATGCCGGCGAGGTGGACGGGGCGCTGCTGTGCTGGCGCCCCACGGATCGCGCGCTGGTCATGCCCCGGCGACTGGCGCGCCTGCCGGGTTTCCTCGCGGCCGAAGCCGACTGCGGCGCCCTGGGCTGGCCCGTGGCGCTGCGGGACACAGGCGGCGAGCCGGTGCCCCAGTCGCCGGCGGTGCTGAACGTCGCGCTGGCGGTGGCGCTGCCACCGGAGGAGGGCGAGCGGGAGCGCATCGAGGCCGCTTACCTGCGACTGTGCGAGCCCCTCTGCGACTGGTTGCGCGGATTCGGCCTGGTGCCCGGGCTGGGGGAGGTGCCCGGGGCCTTCTGCGACGGCCGCTTCAACGTCACCCTGGGACGGCGCAAGCTGGTGGGGACGGCCCAGCGCTGGCGGCGTACCGGCGACGGGCGCCTGGTGGTGCTGGTGCATGGTGCCCTCCTCATGGAGGACGAGCGTGAGGCGATGGTCGAGGTGGTCAATCGCTTCTATCAGGGCTGCGGCCTGGACACGCGCTGCCGGGCCGACAGCCATGTGGCCCTGGAAGAATGGCTCAGCGCGCCCTGGTCCCGGGTGGAGGGGCTTGCTTCCCTGTTCGGGCGGGGCTGGCGGCGCTCCGGCCCCCCCTGCGACGTCGCCGCCTGA
- a CDS encoding 2-oxo acid dehydrogenase subunit E2, giving the protein MGQMQAPVATGPVTLPLKGMRKMIAAKMSESLQTAAQLTHHAECELGALQARRAALKAAGAQASLQDLLLHAVVATLKAHPALNATLEDNQITRHPAVHLGLAIPLPDDLLVAPALFDADRLDAEGLAEARRALLAKAQAGKLSVRELTGATVTVSNLGLSRVRFFTPILNVPQVAIIGIGGVQRRLERDAAGELLEREYLALSLTFDHRAVNGAPAADFLDALCACIEAGGAP; this is encoded by the coding sequence ATGGGCCAGATGCAAGCGCCGGTCGCGACCGGCCCGGTGACGCTGCCGCTCAAGGGCATGCGCAAGATGATCGCGGCGAAGATGAGCGAGAGCCTGCAGACCGCCGCGCAGCTCACCCACCACGCCGAGTGCGAGCTGGGGGCGCTGCAGGCACGCCGCGCCGCCCTCAAGGCGGCCGGGGCCCAGGCTTCCCTGCAGGACCTGCTGCTGCACGCCGTGGTCGCCACCCTCAAGGCGCACCCGGCGCTCAACGCCACCCTGGAGGACAACCAGATCACCCGCCACCCGGCGGTGCACCTGGGGCTGGCCATCCCGCTGCCCGACGACCTGCTGGTGGCGCCGGCGCTGTTCGACGCCGACCGGCTCGACGCGGAGGGCCTGGCCGAGGCCCGCCGCGCGCTGTTGGCCAAGGCTCAGGCGGGCAAGCTGTCGGTGCGCGAGCTGACCGGCGCCACGGTGACGGTGTCCAACCTGGGGCTGTCGCGGGTGCGCTTCTTCACGCCGATCCTCAACGTGCCCCAGGTCGCCATCATCGGCATCGGCGGCGTGCAGCGCCGACTGGAACGCGACGCCGCCGGCGAGCTGCTGGAGCGCGAGTACCTCGCGCTGTCGCTGACCTTCGACCACCGCGCCGTGAACGGCGCGCCGGCGGCGGATTTCCTCGACGCCCTGTGCGCCTGCATCGAGGCGGGAGGTGCGCCATGA
- a CDS encoding lipoyl domain-containing protein: MSTPILIADDLWEGDAEAVITSWLVSDGAEVAQGDLVAEIMSEKAQFEIEAPASGVLRILEDEDAVVAKGATIARVE, from the coding sequence ATGTCCACCCCCATCCTGATTGCCGATGACCTCTGGGAAGGCGATGCCGAAGCCGTGATCACTTCCTGGCTGGTCAGCGACGGCGCGGAGGTCGCCCAGGGCGACCTGGTGGCCGAGATCATGTCCGAGAAGGCGCAGTTCGAGATCGAGGCGCCGGCCAGCGGCGTGCTGCGCATCCTAGAAGACGAAGACGCGGTGGTCGCCAAGGGCGCGACCATCGCCCGGGTGGAGTGA
- a CDS encoding alpha-ketoacid dehydrogenase subunit beta: protein MSTSVKERKLTIARAMAEAVAQEMRLDPRVFVMGEDIGQLGGVFGNTRGLYEEFGGERVRDTPISETAFIGAAVGAASDGMRPIVELMFVDFFGVCMDAIYNLMAKNTYFSGGRVKVPMVLMASTGAGYSDAGQHSQCLYGTFAHLPGMKVVVPSNAHDAKGLMTAAIRDDNPVVYLFHKSLQGMGWLGTEKGATVAVPEEPYVIEIGKAKTVREGRDVTLVSLGAGVHHALRAAQQLERQGVSAEVIDLRSLVPLDREHVIASVKKTGRLIVIDEDYHSFGVSGEVIASVVEHDVRLLKASPQRVAFPDIPIPFTPPMEQWALPSAAKIVAAYQTLKNEE from the coding sequence ATGAGCACGTCAGTAAAAGAACGCAAACTCACCATCGCCCGCGCCATGGCCGAGGCGGTGGCCCAGGAAATGCGCCTGGACCCGAGGGTCTTCGTCATGGGCGAGGACATCGGCCAGCTCGGCGGGGTCTTCGGCAATACCCGGGGCCTGTACGAGGAATTCGGCGGGGAGCGGGTGCGCGACACGCCGATTTCCGAAACCGCCTTCATCGGCGCCGCCGTGGGCGCCGCCTCCGACGGCATGCGGCCCATCGTCGAGCTGATGTTCGTCGACTTCTTCGGCGTCTGCATGGACGCCATCTACAACCTGATGGCGAAGAACACCTACTTCTCCGGCGGACGGGTGAAGGTGCCCATGGTGCTGATGGCCTCCACCGGCGCCGGCTATTCCGACGCCGGCCAGCACTCCCAGTGCCTCTACGGCACCTTCGCCCACCTGCCGGGCATGAAGGTGGTGGTGCCGAGCAACGCCCATGACGCCAAGGGCCTGATGACCGCCGCCATCCGCGACGACAACCCGGTGGTCTACCTCTTCCACAAGTCCCTGCAGGGCATGGGCTGGCTGGGCACCGAGAAGGGCGCCACCGTCGCGGTGCCGGAGGAGCCCTACGTCATCGAGATCGGCAAGGCGAAGACCGTGCGCGAAGGGCGCGACGTCACCCTGGTGAGCCTGGGCGCCGGCGTTCACCACGCCCTGCGCGCCGCCCAGCAGCTGGAGCGGCAGGGTGTCAGCGCCGAGGTCATCGACCTGCGCAGCCTGGTGCCGCTGGACCGCGAGCACGTCATCGCCTCGGTGAAGAAGACCGGCCGCCTGATCGTCATCGACGAGGACTACCACAGCTTCGGCGTCAGCGGCGAGGTGATCGCCAGCGTCGTCGAGCACGACGTCCGCCTGCTCAAGGCCAGCCCCCAGCGCGTGGCCTTCCCGGACATCCCGATTCCCTTCACCCCGCCCATGGAGCAGTGGGCGTTGCCCAGCGCGGCGAAGATAGTCGCCGCCTACCAGACCCTGAAAAACGAGGAGTAA
- a CDS encoding thiamine pyrophosphate-dependent dehydrogenase E1 component subunit alpha → MTAPTNAQRLWMFEQMLVSRYLEESIERIYMEGKTPVFNMANGPIPGEMHLSNGQEPCAVGVCAHLEAGDIVTATHRPHHIAVAKGVDLDEMVAEIFGKKTGLAGGRGGHMHLFDERVNFACSGIIAQGLGPAVGAALSRQLQGKPGVAVAYLGEGAANQGAFHEALNLAALWKLPVVFVIEDNAWGISVAKAASTAIERNTVRAAAYGMPGVFVPGNDPEAIFAAAGEAIARARAGEGPSLLELETSRLAGHFMGDGETYRPAGEKAALQEKDPIPAYRQRLLDLGVADDSVLAGLEEVARGRVDAAVQFARDSAYPAPEEALDFVFV, encoded by the coding sequence ATGACTGCACCCACCAACGCCCAGCGCCTCTGGATGTTCGAGCAGATGCTCGTCAGCCGTTACCTGGAGGAGTCCATCGAACGCATCTACATGGAAGGCAAGACCCCGGTCTTCAACATGGCCAACGGGCCCATTCCCGGGGAGATGCACCTGTCCAACGGCCAGGAGCCCTGCGCAGTGGGCGTCTGCGCCCACCTGGAAGCCGGTGACATCGTCACCGCCACCCACCGACCGCACCACATCGCCGTGGCCAAGGGGGTGGACCTCGACGAAATGGTGGCCGAGATCTTCGGCAAGAAGACCGGGCTCGCCGGTGGCCGGGGCGGTCATATGCACCTGTTCGACGAGCGGGTGAACTTCGCCTGCTCGGGGATCATCGCCCAGGGCCTGGGCCCGGCCGTCGGCGCCGCGCTGTCGCGGCAACTGCAGGGCAAGCCGGGGGTCGCGGTCGCCTACCTGGGCGAGGGCGCGGCCAACCAGGGCGCCTTCCACGAGGCCCTGAACCTGGCGGCCCTGTGGAAGCTGCCGGTGGTCTTCGTGATCGAGGACAACGCCTGGGGCATCTCGGTGGCCAAGGCCGCGTCCACCGCCATCGAGCGCAACACCGTGCGCGCCGCCGCCTACGGCATGCCCGGCGTCTTCGTGCCCGGCAACGACCCGGAGGCGATCTTCGCCGCGGCCGGCGAGGCCATCGCCCGGGCCCGGGCCGGCGAAGGACCGAGCCTGCTGGAGCTGGAAACCTCGCGCCTGGCCGGCCACTTCATGGGCGACGGCGAGACCTACCGCCCCGCCGGCGAGAAGGCCGCGTTGCAGGAAAAGGACCCGATCCCGGCCTACCGCCAGCGCCTGCTGGACCTGGGCGTGGCCGACGATTCCGTCCTGGCCGGCCTCGAGGAAGTCGCCCGGGGCCGCGTCGACGCCGCCGTGCAGTTCGCCCGCGACAGTGCCTACCCGGCGCCTGAAGAGGCGCTGGACTTCGTTTTCGTCTGA
- a CDS encoding GMC family oxidoreductase, which produces MASKFSQDDGDVVVIIGSGAGGGTLAHALARQGIRVVVLEAGKRYEMSDIENDEWAMFNKISWLDKRIATGGWDVARNHPNLPAWIVKAVGGSSVHWAGVALRFRDFEFRMRTENGDIKGANLLDWPVTYAEMEPWYVRAERHMGVTGPSTGMPYHQWHNSFKVLATGAQRLGYKEIQSGPMAINTQPYDGRPGCMQIGFCMQGCRIGAKWSTLYTDIPRAEATGRCEVRPQSMALRIEHDARGRVTGVVYADAEGRQQRQKARVVCVAGNSIESPRLLLNSESSMFKDGLANSSGQVGRNYMCHTTAGIYAVMPKPVHMYRGTTCAGIISDESYNDTSRGFVGGYRLEILSLGLPFMSAFLDPTPQGWGRGFASRMERYDHMSGVWLCGEDLPMESNRITLHGTEKDQYGLPVPVVHKDDHPYDVAMRDHGVAQTRKCYEAVGATEVIRLPSYPASHNMGTNRMSAKAADGVVNKWGQSHDIPNLFVSDGSQFTTSGGQNPTLTIVALALRQAEHIGSLINQRAL; this is translated from the coding sequence ATGGCATCGAAATTCTCCCAGGACGACGGCGATGTCGTCGTCATCATCGGTTCCGGCGCCGGCGGCGGCACCCTGGCCCACGCCCTGGCGCGCCAGGGCATCCGCGTGGTGGTGCTGGAGGCCGGCAAGCGCTACGAGATGAGCGACATCGAGAACGATGAATGGGCCATGTTCAACAAGATCTCCTGGCTCGACAAACGCATCGCCACCGGGGGCTGGGACGTGGCCCGCAACCACCCGAACCTGCCCGCCTGGATCGTCAAGGCGGTGGGCGGCAGTTCGGTGCACTGGGCCGGCGTGGCCCTGCGCTTTCGCGACTTCGAGTTCCGCATGCGCACCGAGAACGGCGACATCAAGGGCGCCAACCTGCTCGACTGGCCGGTGACCTACGCGGAGATGGAGCCCTGGTACGTGAGGGCCGAGCGCCACATGGGCGTGACCGGCCCCAGCACCGGCATGCCGTACCACCAGTGGCACAACTCCTTCAAGGTGCTGGCCACCGGCGCCCAGCGCCTCGGCTACAAGGAGATCCAGTCCGGGCCGATGGCGATCAACACCCAGCCCTACGACGGACGCCCGGGCTGCATGCAGATCGGCTTCTGCATGCAGGGCTGCCGCATCGGCGCCAAGTGGTCGACCCTCTACACCGACATCCCCCGCGCCGAGGCCACCGGCCGTTGCGAGGTGCGGCCGCAGAGCATGGCCCTGCGCATCGAGCACGACGCCCGTGGCCGCGTCACCGGTGTGGTCTACGCCGACGCCGAGGGTCGCCAGCAGCGGCAGAAGGCTCGCGTGGTGTGCGTGGCCGGCAACTCCATCGAGTCGCCGCGCCTGCTGCTCAACTCCGAGTCGTCGATGTTCAAGGACGGCCTGGCCAACTCCTCCGGCCAGGTGGGGCGCAACTATATGTGCCACACCACCGCCGGCATCTACGCGGTGATGCCCAAGCCGGTGCACATGTACCGCGGCACCACCTGCGCGGGGATCATCTCCGACGAGTCCTACAACGACACCTCGCGGGGCTTCGTCGGCGGCTACCGGCTGGAGATCCTCTCCCTCGGCCTGCCCTTCATGTCCGCCTTCCTCGACCCGACGCCCCAGGGCTGGGGCCGGGGCTTCGCTTCGCGCATGGAGCGCTACGACCATATGTCCGGGGTCTGGCTGTGCGGCGAGGACCTGCCCATGGAGAGCAACCGCATCACCCTGCACGGCACCGAGAAGGACCAGTACGGCCTGCCGGTCCCGGTGGTGCACAAGGACGACCACCCCTACGACGTCGCCATGCGCGACCACGGCGTGGCCCAGACCCGCAAGTGCTACGAGGCGGTCGGCGCCACCGAGGTGATCCGCCTGCCGTCCTACCCGGCCAGCCACAACATGGGCACCAACCGCATGAGCGCCAAGGCCGCCGACGGCGTGGTGAACAAGTGGGGGCAGAGCCATGACATCCCCAACCTGTTCGTTTCCGACGGCAGCCAGTTCACCACCAGCGGCGGGCAGAACCCGACCCTGACCATCGTCGCCCTGGCCCTGCGCCAGGCCGAGCACATCGGCTCGCTGATCAACCAGCGCGCCCTCTGA
- a CDS encoding gluconate 2-dehydrogenase subunit 3 family protein: protein MHDSSPMGTALSRRRFLSLSGQSALILGASAVTSSLIPVTAIADEVLPKLPAGLLRMGRDIYPHDRLGDAPYAKSLFELLDKQPALVRDGLEALQARARAVHGRAYEDIASEDDRVALLREVETTPFFRETRSALMFGLYDNKTLFPLFGYEGSSVEKGGYLSRGFNDIDWL, encoded by the coding sequence ATGCATGACTCATCGCCCATGGGCACCGCGCTCAGCCGCAGGCGCTTCCTCAGCCTGTCGGGCCAATCCGCCCTGATCCTCGGCGCCAGCGCCGTGACCAGCTCCCTCATTCCCGTCACCGCCATCGCCGACGAGGTGCTGCCGAAGCTGCCGGCCGGCCTGCTGCGCATGGGCCGCGACATCTATCCCCACGACCGCCTGGGCGATGCGCCCTACGCCAAGTCGCTGTTCGAGCTGCTGGACAAGCAGCCGGCGCTGGTGCGGGACGGCCTCGAGGCGCTTCAGGCGCGGGCGCGGGCCGTCCATGGCCGCGCCTACGAAGACATCGCCAGCGAGGACGACCGGGTCGCGCTGCTGCGGGAGGTGGAGACCACGCCCTTCTTCCGCGAAACCCGCAGCGCCCTGATGTTCGGCCTCTACGACAACAAGACCCTGTTCCCGCTGTTCGGCTACGAGGGCTCGTCGGTGGAGAAGGGCGGCTACCTGTCCCGTGGTTTCAACGACATCGACTGGCTCTGA
- a CDS encoding transporter, translated as MSLDNRTWASAWGLILLIGALSSPGPVAALDLDAGDYVPAPAGTTLGLLYLQGAERDRLYRAGDRQAGSPGLDSQIGILRMVHYTELAGMRVAPQVLLPFGRLDGRRGLEDTSGLADPILAMPMWFIDQPERGRYLGFTPYLFLPLGEYDNDEALNLGENRWKLNLQLGYVEPLGERLSLDLAADVMFYGRNNHYGSGRWSQRQKPSYQYQGFLRYQLSEAVDLRAGLSWVDGGESRVEDLWLDDRQETGKWNLGFSWFFLPKTQVAATYGRDFAVENGFREDHRLNIRLLQVF; from the coding sequence ATGTCGCTCGACAATCGGACTTGGGCCAGTGCCTGGGGTCTGATCCTGCTTATCGGCGCGCTCTCCAGCCCCGGCCCCGTCGCGGCGCTGGACCTGGACGCGGGGGACTACGTGCCCGCGCCGGCCGGCACCACGCTGGGCCTGCTCTATCTCCAGGGCGCCGAGCGTGACCGCCTCTACCGCGCGGGCGACCGCCAGGCCGGCTCACCGGGGCTGGACTCGCAGATCGGCATCCTGCGGATGGTCCACTACACCGAGCTGGCCGGTATGCGGGTGGCGCCCCAGGTGCTGCTGCCCTTCGGCCGCCTGGACGGACGCCGGGGGCTGGAGGATACCAGCGGCCTGGCCGACCCCATCCTGGCCATGCCGATGTGGTTCATCGACCAGCCGGAGCGCGGCCGTTACCTGGGCTTCACCCCCTACCTGTTCCTGCCGCTCGGCGAGTACGACAACGACGAGGCGCTCAACCTCGGGGAGAACCGCTGGAAGCTCAACCTGCAACTGGGCTACGTGGAACCCCTGGGCGAGCGGCTGTCGCTGGACCTGGCGGCCGATGTGATGTTCTACGGCCGCAACAACCACTACGGCAGCGGTCGCTGGAGCCAGCGTCAGAAACCCAGTTACCAGTACCAGGGCTTCCTGCGCTACCAGCTGAGCGAGGCGGTGGACCTGCGAGCCGGCCTGTCCTGGGTGGATGGTGGCGAGAGTCGCGTGGAGGATCTCTGGCTGGATGATCGCCAGGAGACCGGCAAGTGGAACCTGGGCTTCTCCTGGTTCTTCCTGCCGAAGACCCAGGTGGCGGCCACCTATGGCCGGGATTTCGCGGTGGAGAACGGCTTTCGCGAAGATCACAGGCTGAACATCCGCCTGCTGCAGGTGTTCTGA
- a CDS encoding sigma-54-dependent Fis family transcriptional regulator, translating into MSTLSTPSLHIDTVLSYASDSPRDGHHEPIITRSWKRCIQDYGLDPAKPAPARFVPRQVLREHQDHADELINVARAGVEQLYRHIAELGYVILLTDNRGITVQFLGDPLDEASHRKTGLYLGADWSEDHAGTCAVGTCIKEQQPLTCHHQDHFSAHHISLTCTAVPIFNPQGRLLAVLDISALKSPPSKDSQQFALQLVKQYARMIEDAYFLRRYRDCPILCFDRSREFVLINRQYLLALDGDGTLLAANTAARALLAESGLALPESRSSLARQVRVQDLFDCEPDDIFSIPRASADQVRAFRTHRRNALFFAALMEPARSAPQAPGAPSRQSTCALDELADDDPAMRKMLARAKRLCDEPLNVLLNGETGTGKERLARALHDSGQRRKAPFVAINCAAMPESLIESELFGYQPGTFTGARSKGMRGLIQQADGGTLFLDEIGDMPLHLQTRLLRVLAEQEVTPLGGDKPIKVDIRVVAASHRDLRQLIEAGQFREDLYYRLNGTILRLPPLRERADKNYLIERVFRELCEQRQRSARIRGDAMSALLAYAWPGNIRELRNALQYALATAESAEITVNDLPEECLPSVNPRPTASSARAEVPGEGQALADCLRRHRWNVSAAARELGMSRPTLYRWMKLYGIVAPNAQP; encoded by the coding sequence ATGAGCACCCTTTCCACCCCCAGCCTGCACATCGACACCGTGCTGTCCTATGCCAGCGACAGCCCCCGCGACGGCCACCACGAACCCATCATCACCCGCTCCTGGAAGCGCTGCATCCAGGACTACGGGCTGGACCCGGCCAAGCCCGCGCCGGCCCGATTCGTGCCGCGCCAGGTGCTGCGGGAACACCAGGACCATGCCGACGAACTGATCAACGTCGCCCGCGCCGGCGTCGAGCAGCTGTACCGGCACATCGCCGAACTGGGCTACGTCATCCTGCTCACCGACAACCGCGGCATCACCGTGCAGTTCCTCGGCGACCCGCTGGACGAGGCGTCGCACCGCAAGACCGGCCTCTACCTCGGCGCCGACTGGAGCGAGGACCACGCCGGCACCTGCGCCGTGGGCACCTGCATCAAGGAGCAGCAGCCCCTTACCTGCCACCACCAGGATCACTTCAGCGCCCACCACATCAGCCTCACCTGCACGGCGGTGCCCATCTTCAACCCCCAGGGCCGGTTGCTGGCCGTGCTGGATATCTCGGCGCTGAAGTCGCCACCGTCCAAGGACTCCCAGCAGTTCGCCCTGCAACTGGTGAAGCAGTACGCGCGGATGATCGAGGACGCCTACTTCCTCCGTCGCTACCGCGATTGCCCGATCCTCTGCTTCGACCGCTCGCGGGAGTTCGTCCTGATCAATCGCCAGTACCTGCTGGCGCTGGACGGCGACGGCACCCTGCTGGCGGCCAACACGGCGGCCCGCGCCCTGCTCGCCGAGAGCGGCCTGGCGCTGCCGGAAAGCCGCTCCAGCCTGGCGCGCCAGGTGCGGGTACAGGACCTGTTCGATTGCGAGCCGGACGATATCTTCAGCATCCCCCGGGCCAGCGCGGACCAGGTGCGCGCCTTCCGCACCCACCGCCGGAACGCGCTGTTCTTCGCCGCCCTGATGGAGCCGGCACGTAGCGCACCGCAGGCCCCCGGCGCGCCCAGCCGGCAGTCGACCTGCGCCCTGGACGAGCTGGCCGACGACGACCCGGCCATGCGCAAGATGCTGGCCCGGGCCAAGCGCCTGTGCGACGAGCCGCTGAACGTCCTGCTCAATGGCGAGACCGGCACCGGCAAGGAACGCCTCGCCCGCGCCCTGCACGACAGCGGCCAGCGTCGCAAGGCCCCCTTCGTCGCCATCAACTGCGCGGCGATGCCGGAGTCACTGATCGAAAGCGAACTCTTCGGCTACCAGCCCGGCACCTTCACCGGCGCCCGCAGCAAGGGCATGCGCGGGCTGATCCAGCAGGCCGATGGCGGCACTCTGTTCCTCGACGAGATCGGCGACATGCCGCTGCACCTGCAGACCCGCCTGCTAAGGGTGCTGGCCGAGCAGGAGGTGACGCCCCTGGGCGGCGACAAACCCATCAAGGTGGACATCCGCGTGGTGGCCGCCAGCCACCGGGACCTGCGCCAGCTGATCGAGGCCGGGCAATTCCGCGAAGACCTCTACTACCGGCTCAACGGCACCATCCTGCGGCTGCCGCCACTGCGCGAGCGGGCCGACAAGAACTACCTGATCGAGCGGGTGTTCCGCGAACTCTGCGAGCAGCGCCAGCGCAGCGCGCGGATCCGCGGCGACGCCATGAGCGCCCTGCTCGCCTACGCCTGGCCCGGGAACATCCGCGAGCTGCGCAACGCCCTGCAGTACGCGCTGGCCACCGCCGAGAGCGCCGAAATCACGGTCAACGACCTGCCCGAGGAATGCCTGCCCAGCGTCAACCCGCGCCCCACCGCGTCCAGCGCCCGCGCCGAGGTGCCGGGCGAGGGCCAGGCATTGGCGGACTGCCTGCGTCGCCATCGCTGGAACGTCAGCGCGGCCGCCCGGGAACTGGGCATGTCGCGGCCGACCCTGTACCGCTGGATGAAGCTCTACGGCATCGTCGCGCCCAACGCCCAGCCCTGA
- a CDS encoding TIGR04211 family SH3 domain-containing protein: MSLSRRFPARVSPLQSRVLGACLLGSLMTMGASAQAEEGAGTARWVSDKLSTYVRSGPTDGYRIVGTLTSGEKVELLRPQGDYSQVRNGNGNTVWIPSRDLQEVPGQAERLPQLEQKVAELSAELKGIDDTWKTRVQGMQETLDSRKALIDELQAARSALDSELTQAKSQVRDLQAQVGDENKQVLMRYMVYGGSIAGAGLLLGLILPTMLRVKRKRNDQWV, from the coding sequence ATGTCCCTATCCCGTCGTTTTCCCGCCCGTGTTTCCCCGCTCCAGTCCCGCGTTCTCGGCGCCTGCCTCCTGGGCAGCCTGATGACGATGGGGGCGTCGGCGCAGGCCGAGGAGGGTGCCGGCACCGCCCGCTGGGTGAGCGACAAACTGAGCACCTATGTCCGCAGCGGTCCCACCGATGGCTATCGCATCGTCGGGACGCTCACCTCGGGCGAGAAGGTCGAGCTGCTGCGGCCCCAGGGGGACTACAGCCAGGTGCGCAATGGCAATGGCAACACCGTCTGGATCCCCAGCCGCGACCTGCAGGAGGTGCCCGGCCAGGCCGAGCGCCTGCCGCAGCTGGAGCAGAAGGTGGCCGAGCTCAGCGCCGAGCTGAAAGGCATCGACGACACCTGGAAGACCCGTGTCCAGGGCATGCAGGAGACCCTGGATTCGCGCAAGGCGCTGATCGACGAGCTGCAGGCCGCTCGCTCCGCCCTGGACAGCGAATTGACCCAGGCCAAGTCCCAGGTGCGCGATCTGCAGGCGCAGGTGGGCGACGAGAACAAGCAGGTGCTGATGCGCTACATGGTCTATGGCGGCAGCATCGCCGGCGCCGGGCTGCTGCTGGGCCTGATCCTGCCGACCATGCTGCGAGTCAAGCGCAAGCGTAACGACCAGTGGGTCTGA